A stretch of the Sulfurimonas sp. HSL3-1 genome encodes the following:
- a CDS encoding Do family serine endopeptidase: protein MPRRYLLLSSILSAVLTLQAAAVTFDEMPPVTKRVMPNGPNEVLSFSPAVERAKASIVYISSKQTRSQKYMEQMHPFFEQFFGRRYNPNPHRQSLGSGVIVTKDGYIVTNNHVVEDADTIMVKLPDSQKEYRAKLVGSDPKSDIAVIRIDAEGLTPIRMGSSAELQIGDIVFAIGNPFGVGLSVSQGIVSAQHKSGIGINEYENFIQTDASINPGNSGGALVDSRGALIGINSAIITRSGGNNGIGFAIEVDMVKSIAKKLIEDGSVTRGYLGVSIGNMTKELQSLYKHEQGALLNDIVVDSPAAKAGLKRGDLIIAVDGDPIRNAADLKNRVGMYRPGSRVKITYERDGDTDSVYVNLTDLGEHDTNDADAVFEGVSLQNIDAQQRYRLRIPDDVEGVLVTEVDAESDAAMQGIRPGDIIVQLENTPVTDIASLVKAHKNAKGKIKRVYVYRKGQVYVVALP, encoded by the coding sequence ATGCCCAGAAGATACCTACTACTCAGTTCCATTCTTTCCGCCGTGTTGACCCTCCAGGCCGCGGCCGTCACCTTTGACGAAATGCCTCCGGTGACCAAGAGGGTGATGCCCAACGGTCCCAACGAGGTGCTCTCATTCAGTCCTGCCGTCGAGCGGGCGAAGGCATCCATCGTCTACATCTCATCGAAACAGACGCGCTCCCAGAAGTACATGGAACAGATGCACCCGTTCTTTGAACAGTTCTTCGGACGGCGCTACAATCCCAATCCCCACCGCCAGAGCCTCGGTTCCGGTGTCATCGTTACCAAGGACGGCTACATCGTCACCAATAATCATGTCGTCGAAGATGCCGACACCATCATGGTCAAACTGCCGGATTCCCAAAAGGAGTACCGCGCCAAGCTTGTCGGTAGTGACCCCAAATCGGATATCGCCGTTATCCGAATCGACGCGGAGGGGCTGACGCCGATCCGGATGGGCAGCTCCGCCGAGCTCCAGATCGGGGATATCGTCTTTGCGATCGGCAACCCCTTCGGTGTCGGCCTCAGCGTCTCGCAGGGCATCGTTTCGGCCCAGCATAAAAGCGGCATCGGGATCAATGAGTACGAGAACTTCATCCAGACCGATGCCTCCATCAATCCCGGGAACTCCGGCGGGGCCCTGGTCGACAGCCGCGGGGCGCTGATCGGCATCAACTCCGCCATTATCACCCGCAGCGGCGGCAACAACGGGATCGGCTTTGCCATCGAGGTCGATATGGTCAAAAGCATTGCCAAGAAACTGATCGAGGACGGCAGCGTCACGCGGGGCTACCTCGGCGTCAGCATCGGCAATATGACCAAAGAGCTGCAGTCGCTGTACAAGCATGAGCAGGGTGCCCTGCTCAACGATATCGTTGTCGATTCGCCGGCGGCAAAGGCGGGACTGAAACGGGGCGACCTCATAATCGCCGTCGACGGCGACCCGATCCGCAACGCCGCCGACCTGAAGAACAGGGTCGGGATGTACCGTCCCGGAAGCCGTGTCAAAATCACCTATGAACGCGACGGCGACACCGACAGCGTCTATGTCAATCTGACCGACCTGGGCGAACACGACACGAACGACGCCGACGCCGTCTTTGAAGGGGTGAGCCTGCAGAACATCGACGCGCAGCAGCGTTACCGCCTGCGGATACCCGATGACGTCGAGGGGGTCCTTGTCACCGAAGTCGACGCCGAGAGCGATGCGGCGATGCAGGGTATCCGGCCCGGAGACATCATTGTCCAGCTGGAAAACACCCCCGTCACCGACATCGCCTCCCTGGTCAAAGCGCACAAAAACGCCAAAGGGAAAATCAAGCGTGTCTACGTCTACCGCAAAGGGCAAGTCTACGTCGTCGCCCTTCCCTAA
- a CDS encoding HD-GYP domain-containing protein encodes MITAYLIVIGIMFATVYQQHHSRMEDYVSQLFADVMTQVRAHLTMDEAETVSEEMREVLHSMQIPYLEAYDGKGRLLHTFASGEWPSIRQGTPLPELPVSGEEHFTLIEHAHSPYLVFATGPTEIKNPFGRHVVRAFRGVLPVDEGIIRRMREHYANALWLVLATGAVFALALFPMILFYYRQLRLKNSELIRSYFGTVSALGSAVAQRDSGTSSHSYRVTLYTLRLAEALQCCGQKHIANIILGAYLHDIGKIGIPDAILLKAGKLTADEFELMKSHVEKGLEIVSHVTWLSNAGSVIAGHHEKYDGSGYPHGLRGEAIPLEARIFSVADVFDALSSRRPYKAPMTLEASLDYIKSHSGTHFDPAIVAVFIRIVPGIYRETLQRSEKELEAMLQKEVEPYINRL; translated from the coding sequence ATGATTACCGCTTATCTCATTGTCATCGGCATCATGTTTGCCACGGTGTACCAACAGCACCATTCACGGATGGAAGATTATGTCAGTCAGCTCTTCGCGGACGTCATGACGCAGGTACGTGCACACCTGACGATGGATGAAGCCGAAACGGTCAGTGAAGAGATGCGTGAAGTGCTGCACAGCATGCAGATCCCCTATCTCGAGGCCTATGACGGGAAAGGGCGCCTGCTGCACACTTTCGCCTCTGGAGAATGGCCGTCGATTCGGCAGGGTACTCCCCTGCCTGAACTGCCGGTCAGCGGCGAAGAACATTTTACGTTGATCGAACATGCCCACTCCCCCTATCTTGTTTTTGCAACCGGACCTACCGAAATCAAGAACCCGTTCGGGCGGCATGTCGTCAGAGCCTTCCGCGGCGTGCTGCCCGTCGACGAGGGCATCATCCGGCGCATGCGTGAGCATTATGCCAACGCGCTCTGGCTTGTGCTCGCGACCGGCGCGGTATTTGCCCTCGCCCTTTTTCCGATGATCCTCTTCTATTATCGGCAGCTTCGCCTCAAAAACAGTGAGCTGATCCGCAGCTATTTCGGGACCGTTTCCGCCCTCGGCAGCGCCGTCGCCCAGCGTGACAGCGGCACGTCGAGCCACAGTTACCGTGTCACACTCTATACGCTGAGACTTGCCGAGGCGCTGCAGTGCTGCGGTCAAAAGCACATTGCCAATATCATCCTCGGCGCCTATCTCCACGATATCGGCAAAATCGGCATTCCGGACGCAATTTTGTTAAAAGCGGGCAAATTGACCGCCGATGAGTTCGAGCTAATGAAAAGCCATGTCGAGAAAGGGCTGGAAATCGTCAGCCATGTCACCTGGCTTTCCAACGCCGGGAGCGTGATCGCCGGCCACCATGAGAAGTATGACGGCAGCGGTTATCCCCACGGCCTGCGCGGAGAGGCGATCCCCCTGGAAGCGCGCATCTTCAGCGTCGCCGACGTCTTTGACGCCCTGAGCTCACGCCGCCCCTATAAAGCGCCCATGACGCTCGAGGCCTCCCTCGACTACATCAAAAGCCATTCCGGTACCCACTTCGATCCCGCCATCGTCGCAGTGTTCATTCGCATCGTGCCCGGGATCTACCGCGAGACGCTGCAGCGGAGCGAAAAGGAGCTCGAAGCGATGCTGCAAAAAGAGGTCGAACCCTACATCAACAGGCTATGA
- the pdxA gene encoding 4-hydroxythreonine-4-phosphate dehydrogenase, which produces MSLPRLAVSIGDPNGVGPEIALRTHPQIADVCRPYYCVDPEVMAEAASLLGMQLPDDFTMVPLGLPVAIKPGCVTADAGRYSHASFVKAIALTEAGETDAIVTLPIHKEAWMQAGITYKGHTDLLRDHFEQEAIMMLGCSQLYVALFTEHVPLKEVPAKIERNALARFLVDLYRATGFDDMAVLGLNPHAGDNGVLGDEEREIEAAIDLANDTIASKGFKCDGRPFFGPVVPDAAFTPTFRSVHRHIVAMYHDQGLAPLKALYFDESVNISLNLPIIRTSVDHGTAFDIAYRGKARLNSYRNAVDTALRLL; this is translated from the coding sequence ATGAGCCTGCCGCGCCTCGCCGTCAGCATCGGTGATCCGAACGGGGTCGGCCCGGAGATCGCCCTGCGGACCCATCCTCAGATTGCCGACGTCTGCCGCCCCTATTACTGCGTCGACCCCGAGGTCATGGCCGAGGCGGCATCCCTGCTGGGCATGCAGCTGCCCGACGATTTCACCATGGTCCCTCTGGGGCTCCCCGTCGCCATCAAGCCCGGATGCGTCACCGCCGATGCCGGGCGCTACAGCCACGCCTCCTTTGTCAAGGCGATCGCGCTGACCGAAGCGGGCGAAACGGATGCCATCGTCACTCTCCCGATCCACAAAGAGGCGTGGATGCAGGCGGGCATCACCTACAAAGGTCACACCGACCTGCTGCGTGATCATTTCGAGCAGGAAGCGATCATGATGCTGGGGTGCAGCCAGCTTTATGTCGCGCTCTTTACCGAACACGTTCCGCTCAAAGAGGTACCGGCGAAGATCGAACGCAACGCCCTCGCCCGTTTTCTCGTCGACCTCTACCGGGCCACCGGCTTCGATGACATGGCCGTGCTTGGGCTCAATCCCCATGCCGGGGACAACGGCGTACTCGGTGATGAAGAGCGGGAGATCGAAGCGGCCATTGACCTGGCCAACGACACGATCGCCTCAAAAGGGTTCAAGTGCGACGGACGCCCCTTTTTCGGGCCGGTCGTTCCCGATGCCGCCTTTACGCCGACCTTCCGTTCCGTGCACCGTCACATTGTGGCCATGTATCACGACCAGGGGCTCGCGCCCCTCAAGGCCCTCTATTTCGACGAAAGTGTCAACATCTCGCTGAACCTTCCCATTATCCGTACTTCCGTCGACCACGGCACCGCGTTCGACATCGCCTACCGCGGCAAAGCACGCCTCAACAGTTACCGCAATGCCGTGGATACCGCACTGAGACTCCTCTAG